In Erigeron canadensis isolate Cc75 chromosome 7, C_canadensis_v1, whole genome shotgun sequence, one DNA window encodes the following:
- the LOC122607739 gene encoding transmembrane protein DDB_G0273707/DDB_G0273361-like, which yields MATYSSSLYISNLVKIHHENHNALRFRLSPSLVRDTSDSGLKRTKFSVRAEANLVSPNWDAWKPDMGSKAPSLSDIFWPSAGAFAAMAVLGKMDHMLAKKGVSMTIAPLGAVCAVLFATPSTPGARKYNMFMAQMGCAAIGVFAFSIFGPGWLSRSVALSASLAFMIYTRSVHPPAASLPLLFIDVVKFHHLKFWYILFPGAAGCLLLCLIQEVVCYLKDNVKF from the exons ATGGCTACATATTCTTCTTCTTTGTATATCTCAAATCTTGTAAAGATCCACCATGAAAACCACAATGCATTGCGGTTTCGACTGTCCCCGAGTCTCGTCCGAGACACGAGTGATTCCGGTCTCAAAAGAACAAAATTTAGTGTTAGAGCGGAGGCTAATTTAGTCTCACCCAACTGGGATGCTTGGAAACCTGACATGGGTTCTAAAGCTCCTTCACTAAGTGACATCTTTTGGCCATCAGCAG GTGCATTTGCAGCCATGGCGGTGTTGGGAAAGATGGACCACATGTTGGCTAAAAAAGGTGTTTCAATGACAATAGCACCACTTGGAGCTGTTTGCGCCGTCCTTTTTGCCACCCCTTCTACCCCTGGTGCTCGG AAGTACAATATGTTTATGGCTCAAATGGGTTGTGCAGCAATTGGTGTCTTCGCATTCTCAATTTTTGGGCCAGGTTGGCTTTCAAGGAGTGTCGCGCTTTCTGCATCATTGGCCTTCATGATATATACTCGATCTGTTCATCCACCAG CTGCAAGTTTGCCTTTGTTATTTATTGATGTGGTAAAGTTTCACCACTTGAAGTTTTGGTATATCTTGTTCCCCGGTGCAGCCGGATGTCTCCTTCTATGCTTGATT CAAGAAGTTGTATGTTACTTGAAAGACAATGTCAAATTCTAA